One part of the Kryptolebias marmoratus isolate JLee-2015 linkage group LG13, ASM164957v2, whole genome shotgun sequence genome encodes these proteins:
- the LOC108238043 gene encoding cytochrome c oxidase subunit 7B, mitochondrial produces MYRFAKAAANLSGQAVRQVGQVRYGSTARETFHTKYGTAVLVGGTAFCTVVWAYVITQTGITWGLSPVKKVMPKPWKDAAE; encoded by the exons ATGTACCGGTTTGCAAAAGCTGCTGCTAACCTCAGTG GCCAGGCGGTGCGGCAGGTGGGCCAGGTGAGGTATGGATCAACTGCCCGTGAGACCTTCCACACCAAATACGGCACGGCTGTGTTGGTTGGCGGAACAGCCTTCTGCACGGTTGTGTGGGCATAC GTAATTACTCAAACTGGCATCACCTGGGGTCTTTCTCCCGTCAAGAAGGTCATGCCCAAACCGTGGAAGGATGCTGCGGAGTGA
- the pgk1 gene encoding phosphoglycerate kinase 1: protein MSLSNKLTLDKVDVNGKRVIMRVDFNVPMKDKHITNNQRIKAAVPSIQFCLDHGAKSVVLMSHLGRPDGNAMPEKYSLEAVAAELKTLLGKDVSFLKDCVGPEVEAACANPAAGSVILLENLRFHVAEEGKGKDPSGNKTKATQEQIDSFRASLSKLGDIYVNDAFGTAHRAHSSMVGVNLPQKAAGFLMKKELDYFAMALEKPQRPFLAILGGAKVKDKIQLINNMLDKVDEMIIGGGMAFTFLKVLNNMKIGNSLFDEEGSAIVKDLMAKAEKNGVKITLPVDFVTADKFDEHATTGTASVADGIPDGWMGLDCGPDSSKAYAEAVGRAKQIVWNGPVGVFEWDNFAKGTKNLMDKVVEVTKSGCITIIGGGDTATCCAKWNTEDKVSHVSTGGGASLELLEGKVLPGVDALSSA, encoded by the exons ATGTCTCTGTCTAACAAACTCACCCTGGACAAGGTGGACGTCAACGGGAAACGGGTCATTATGAG AGTCGACTTCAACGTTCCCATGAAGGACAAACACATCACGAACAACCAGAG GATCAAGGCAGCGGTTCCCAGCATCCAGTTCTGTCTGGACCACGGGGCCAAGTCCGTGGTGCTGATGAGCCACCTGGGCCGCCCCGACGGGAACGCCATGCCTGAGAAATACTCGCTGGAGGCCGTCGCCGCCGAGCTCAAAACCCTCCTGGGCAA GGACGTGTCCTTCCTGAAGGACTGCGTGGGTCCAGAGGTGGAGGCCGCCTGCGCCAACCCCGCCGCTGGATCTGTCATCCTGCTGGAGAACCTCCGCTTCCACGTGGCCGAGGAGGGGAAGGGCAAAGACCCGTCTGGAAACAAG ACCAAGGCCACCCAGGAGCAGATCGACTCCTTCAGGGCGTCTCTGTCCAAACTGGGGGACATTTATGTCAACGATGCCTTCGGGACGGCTCACCGAGCTCACAG CTCCATGGTGGGGGTGAATCTGCCCCAGAAGGCGGCGGGCTTCCTCATGAAGAAGGAGCTGGACTACTTCGCCATGGCCCTGGAGAAGCCTCAGAGGCCCTTCCTGGCCATCCTCGGAGG AGCGAAGGTGAAGGATAAGATCCAGCTGATCAACAACATGCTGGACAAGGTCGATGAGATGATCATCGGCGGCGGGATGGCCTTCACCTTCCTCAAGGTCCTCAACAACATGAAG ATCGGTAACTCCCTGTTCGACGAGGAGGGCTCCGCCATCGTCAAGGACCTGATGGCCAAGGCCGAGAAGAACGGCGTGAAGATCACGCTGCCCGTCGACTTCGTCACCGCCGACAAGTTCGACGAGCACGCCACCACCGGCACCGCGTCCGTCGCCGACGGCATTCCAGACGGGTGGATG GGTCTGGACTGTGGACCAGATAGCTCCAAGGCCTACGCCGAGGCGGTGGGCCGGGCCAAGCAGATCGTCTGGAACGGCCCCGTCGGCGTGTTCGAGTGGGACAACTTCGCCAAGGGGACTAAGAACCTGATGGACAAGGTGGTGGAGGTGACGAAGTCGGGCTGCATCACCATCATCG GCGGCGGCGACACCGCGACCTGCTGCGCCAAGTGGAACACAGAAGACAAGGTCAGCCATGTCAGCACTGGAGGCGGAGCCAGCCTGGAGCTGCTGGAAG gtAAAGTCCTGCCCGGCGTCGACGCCCTCAGCAGCGCCTGA